The window TGCAAGCCCGGCGCCTCAACCCACCCCCTAGGCGCCCGCCGCCGGCGCGCCGAACTTCTGGCGGATCTCGCGGATCTGCCGGGAGTGGTTGTCCACGTGGTCGCAGTAGTGCTCGACGAACTTGTCCAGCACCACTTCCCCGCTCTCCTCGTGGCGACCGCTGTTCTTCCAGGCCGCCTCGGGAAGCGCGCGCAGCATGGCTGCGGTGGTCTTGCGCAGGAGCGAGAACAGCTCCAGCGCCTGCTGCGGCGACTGCTGGGTGGTCAGCTTCTGGGCCCAAGCCTCCTGGTCATAGGCTTTGAGGACGGAGCCGGGTTGGGCGGCGATGGTGCGGAAGCGCGCCACCCCCAAGGTCTCGGAGTCGGCCAGATGCACCGCGATCTGGCGGATGCTCCACTTGCCGGGCGCGGGCGATTTATCGAGCAGTTCCGCCGGGACGCCCTGCAGCGCCTGGGCGAATGTCTCGATTCCCTTCTCGTAGCGGTCCACCACATTAGCAATGTTCGGTGACATACTCTCTCCTTTCCCCATCGGGGTTTCTGCATTGGATGTGCCCGGGCGCGC of the Terriglobales bacterium genome contains:
- a CDS encoding DinB family protein, which encodes MSPNIANVVDRYEKGIETFAQALQGVPAELLDKSPAPGKWSIRQIAVHLADSETLGVARFRTIAAQPGSVLKAYDQEAWAQKLTTQQSPQQALELFSLLRKTTAAMLRALPEAAWKNSGRHEESGEVVLDKFVEHYCDHVDNHSRQIREIRQKFGAPAAGA